The following coding sequences are from one Haliotis asinina isolate JCU_RB_2024 chromosome 3, JCU_Hal_asi_v2, whole genome shotgun sequence window:
- the LOC137279077 gene encoding uncharacterized protein has translation MTLSLLLLLLVLTVADTQSPPPLPCTDYLPNCDAYKDSACIGDYESWARVNCAHRCGFCGSPPPASPPPLCKDHLPNCNEYQADTCTNSFYRKWAEDHCRKTCGLCVSTTQSAPALDSSNVLG, from the exons ATGACGTTGAGCTTGTTGCTCCTACTACTAGTTCTGACTGTGGCGGATACCCAGAGTCCGCCGCCCTTAC CCTGCACGGATTACCTGCCTAACTGCGACGCCTACAAGGACTCAGCCTGCATCGGGGACTATGAGTCGTGGGCGAGAGTCAACTGCGCGCACAGATGTGGCTTCTGCG GTTCCCCACCGCCAGCTAGCCCCCCTCCATTATGCAAAGACCACCTCCCCAACTGTAACGAGTACCAGGCCGACACCTGCACCAACAGCTTCTACCGGAAGTGGGCCGAGGACCACTGCCGGAAGACGTGTGGATTGTGTGTCAGCACCACACAAA GTGCGCCCGCCCTGGACAGCAGTAATGTTTTAGGATGA